A window from Cryptomeria japonica chromosome 1, Sugi_1.0, whole genome shotgun sequence encodes these proteins:
- the LOC131062482 gene encoding uncharacterized protein LOC131062482: MQSLQRKHVLITGGSSGIGLEIAKEAILQGAYVTLVARDSCKLLKASDEITREEQCEKDRINIKVADVSDYEAIYRVIHEAFHWRPVDILVCNAGVTKISYLEQVPIEKVAATVGTNLTGTLYTLHAALPLMKQRSSHCHGSAIVLMGSLASLYPLYGSGIYTSTKYALRGLAESLRLELFPYKIGVSLVCPGTVETQMLNEVEDCRSDPKFSYIKDKTSFYNRSRAEDPRDVAKATLKAAKHGKFLAATSLKGHVLGILSPGLLPADSILKGVVELIMFIPVRLASYMISAYIFAVIWWNHGCHDSKFKSQK, from the exons ATGCAGAGCTTGCAGAGAAAACATGTCCTGATAACAGGAGGCTCTAGTGGTATTGGCCTTGAGATTGCCAAGGAAGCAATTTTGCAAGGTGCTTATGTAACCTTGGTGGCAAGGGATTCATGTAAACTTCTCAAGGCCTCTGATGAAATAACAAGGGAAGAACAGTGTGAAAAGGATAGGATCAATATCAAG GTTGCAGATGTAAGTGATTATGAAGCCATTTACAGAGTCATCCATGAAGCTTTTCATTGGAGGCCAGTTGACATACTTGTCTGCAATGCTGGTGTGACCAAGATTTCATATCTTGAACAAGTTCCCATTGAAAAAGTTGCTGCAACAGTTGGGACAAACTTAACTGGCACACTCTACACACTCCATGCAGCTCTTCCACTGATGAAGCAGAGAAGCAGCCATTGCCATGGGTCTGCCATTGTGCTCATGGGTTCACTTGCTTCCCTG TACCCTTTGTATGGGAGTGGGATTTACACCAGCACCAAATATGCTCTCAGAGGTCTTGCAGAAAGTCTCAGGCTTGAGCTGTTTCCATACAAAATTGGAGTGTCTCTTGTCTGTCCAGGAACTGTAGAAACTCAGATGCTAAATGAAGTGGAAG ATTGCAGGTCAGATCCTAAATTTTCTTACATAAAAGATAAGACCAGCTTCTACAATAGGAGTCGAGCAGAGGATCCAAGAGATGTAGCCAAAGCTACTCTGAAAGCTGCCAAACATGGCAAGTTTTTGGCTGCAACCAGCCTTAAGGGGCATGTGCTGGGCATTTTATCTCCTGGGTTATTGCCTGCTGATTCCATTTTGAAAGGGGTCGTTGAATTGATTATGTTTATACCTGTAAGACTAGCAAGCTATATGATCTCTGCATATATCTTTGCTGTCATTTGGTGGAATCATGGATGTCATGATTCAAAGTTCAAGTCACAGAAGTAG